The following coding sequences lie in one Polyodon spathula isolate WHYD16114869_AA chromosome 15, ASM1765450v1, whole genome shotgun sequence genomic window:
- the LOC121327771 gene encoding insulin receptor substrate 2-like: MASPPTTGGHLFSNVNINNNTIKKCGYLKKQKHGHKRFFILKEQSEGLPARLEYYENEKKWKNKSAAKRVITLDSCLNINKRADAKHKHLIALYAKDEYFAVAAENEHEQESWYLALTDLLNEGKVYDGSASTSASSLVGIEETNYGLITPANAVYKEVWQVNLKSKGLGQSKNLTGVYRLCLSSRTIGFVKLNSEVPSVSLQLMNIRRCGHSDNFFFIEVGRSASTGPGELWMQADDSVVAQNIHETILEAMKAMKELSEFRPRSKSQSSGTNPISVPNRRHLNNLPPSQTGLTRRSRTDSMAATSPANKLSSCRIRTASEGDGTMSRPVSVTGSPISPSTVRTHLSRSNTVTTRPSRVFNTNPLHHSKSMSMPVFQSPPSATSPVSLSSSSGHGSALDTIQRPSSGSASVSGSPSDGGFISCDECGSSPGDVRQYLGIRSNTPESIDDTPPYRENSDLYNYMTMGRPAGYSPASREELLDLDKAYRKRTYSLTTPPQQRAASTVSSASLDEYTLMRATNASSNSGLHSCTASPKVTYNPYPEDYGDVEIGSHKCSSSNLGDDGYMPMTPGVTANSSRKEDYMPMSPTSISAPKQIINPRCHPQVNGNCHTTNSPSSCSLDDNGYMRMWCSSKLSVESSDGKLTNGDYMNMSPVDHCVSLTPPDYFLSSHNSEHPKPSSTFNSLPRSYKSQVQKNGDTEQYVMMNLKNQMIVEESNYCTTSTNLAVANHLAPSPVRQHLVHRGRNIRPTRLFLDTLKTLPSMNEHPLPPEPKSPGEYIKIDFSETTRYSPPLSTDSLASSLGSTNGHRISPLSDYMNIDLSSQSPKSGDAPVVSLSLMSALHACRSQPDDEYLKAQTVPVCLSSPVKDDYTEMTFGMANTPPQPISQKTESAQTTSPTNVVNRITLTDQMSGVEAFMLPGPSLDPDRGAKVIRADPQGRRRHSSETFSSTTTVTPVFPSFAHDPKRHSSASVENVSLRKSEGSEEECGSPMCRETSAGFQNGLNYIALDLIDDSLGNCENIVRFKTANYLKGGTNGIDSSLYASIGFLKETTAAIQD; encoded by the exons ATGGCGAGTCCGCCAACGACTGGAGGGCACCTATTTtctaatgttaatattaataataatactattaagaAATGTGGATACCTGAAGAAGCAGAAACACGGGCACAAGAggttctttattttgaaagaaCAGAGCGAAGGCTTGCCTGCGAGACTGGAGTACTACGAGAacgaaaagaaatggaaaaacaaGTCTGCTGCTAAAAGGGTCATAACTCTGGACTCCTGCCTGAATATCAACAAGAGAGCAGACGCCAAACACAAACACCTGATCGCCCTTTACGCCAAGGACGAGTACTTTGCTGTGGCTGCTGAAAACGAGCACGAGCAGGAAAGCTGGTATTTAGCTTTAACTGATTTACTGAATGAGGGGAAAGTGTACGACGGGTCTGCTTCCACCTCAGCCTCGTCCCTGGTGGGGATTGAAGAGACAAACTACGGGCTGATTACTCCAGCTAACGCAGTTTACAAGGAGGTCTGGCAGGTTAATCTGAAATCCAAAGGACTGGGACAGAGCAAGAATTTAACCGGCGTTTACAGGCTGTGCCTTTCAAGCAGGACCATTGGTTTTGTCAAATTGAACTCTGAGGTACCCTCTGTCAGTTTACAGCTTATGAATATTAGAAGATGTGGGCACTCAGACAATTTTTTCTTCATTGAAGTGGGCAGGTCTGCTTCTACAGGTCCAGGGGAGCTCTGGATGCAAGCAGATGACTCAGTAGTGGCTCAGAATATACACGAGACCATATTGGAAGCGATGAAAGCAATGAAAGAGTTATCAGAATTCAGACCCAGGAGTAAAAGCCAGTCTTCAGGTACCAACCCCATTTCAGTGCCTAACAGGCGGCATTTAAATAACTTGCCACCCAGTCAGACTGGACTAACCCGGCGGTCAAGGACTGACAGCATGGCAGCTACTTCACCTGCCAATAAATTGTCCTCTTGTCGTATCCGGACAGCAAGTGAAGGGGATGGAACGATGTCCAGACCAGTGTCCGTGACTGGGAGCCCGATCAGTCCAAGCACGGTAAGGACACATCTGAGTCGTTCCAATACTGTCACCACTAGACCCTCAAGAGTTTTCAATACTAATCCATTGCACCATAGCAAATCGATGTCTATGCCGGTTTTTCAGTCACCGCCTTCAGCTACAAGCCCTGTGAGCTTGTCATCAAGCAGTGGGCATGGCTCAGCATTAGACACTATTCAACGGCCGTCTAGTGGGAGTGCCTCTGTTTCGGGGTCACCAAGTGACGGTGGCTTCATATCCTGTGATGAGTGTGGCTCAAGTCCAGGGGATGTTAGGCAGTATCTGGGCATCAGAAGCAACACACCTGAGTCTATTGATGACACGCCACCATACCGTGAGAACAGTGACTTGTATAACTACATGACAATGGGCAGGCCTGCCGGTTATAGTCCGGCATCAAGAGAAGAGTTACTGGATTTAGATAAAGCATACAGAAAGAGGACCTATTCGCTGACAACACCACCACAACAGAGAGCAGCATCCACTGTCTCCTCGGCATCGCTGGATGAGTACACGTTGATGAGAGCGACAAACGCCAGCAGCAACTCTGGCCTCCATTCATGTACAGCATCACCGAAGGTTACTTACAATCCATATCCAGAAGATTATGGTGACGTTGAAATTGGGTCACACAAATGCTCAAGCAGCAACTTGGGTGATGATGGCTACATGCCGATGACACCTGGAGTGACAGCTAATTCCAGCAGGAAGGAAGACTACATGCCAATGAGTCCCACTAGCATCTCAGCCCCTAAACAAATCATCAACCCAAGATGTCACCCCCAAGTGAATGGGAACTGCCACACAACCAATTCTCCCAGCAGCTGCTCTCTTGATGACAACGGTTATATGAGAATGTGGTGCAGCTCCAAGTTATCGGTTGAGAGCTCTGATGGTAAGCTTACAAACGGCGACTACATGAACATGTCCCCTGTTGACCACTGCGTCTCGCTTACGCCCCCTGATTACTTTCTGAGCTCCCATAACAGCGAACACCCAAAACCTTCTTCCACATTTAATTCATTGCCTCGATCATACAAGTCACAGGTACAAAAAAATGGAGACACCGAACAGTATGTAATGATGAACTTGAAGAATCAAATGATTGTTGAGGAGTCAAATTACTGTACCACATCGACCAACTTGGCTGTAGCAAACCACCTGGCTCCCTCACCAGTAAGACAACATTTGGTCCATAGGGGGCGAAACATCAGGCCAACCAGGTTGTTTTTGGATACTTTGAAGACGTTGCCAAGTATGAATGAGCACCCCTTGCCACCTGAGCCCAAAAGTCCAGGGGAGTATATAAAAATAGACTTCAGCGAAACTACAAGGTACTCGCCTCCTTTGTCTACAGATAGTCTGGCATCTTCATTGGGCTCAACAAATGGGCACAGGATATCTCCTTTATCAGATTACATGAACATTGACCTGAGTTCACAGTCCCCAAAGTCTGGGGATGCCCCTGTAGTTTCGTTGAGTTTAATGTCTGCCTTACATGCTTGCAGAAGCCAGCCTGATGATGAGTACCTCAAAGCGCAGACTGTGCCTGTGTGCCTCTCTAGTCCAGTAAAAGATGATTACACAGAAATGACATTTGGGATGGCAAATACACCTCCACAGCCTATTtcacaaaaaacagaaagtgcACAAACTACAAGCCCCACAAATGTGGTAAACAGAATAACCTTGACAGATCAGATGTCAGGAGTTGAGGCTTTCATGCTGCCTGGCCCCTCACTGGACCCTGACAGAGGGGCTAAGGTGATCCGTGCCGACCCCCAGGGGCGAAGACGCCACAGTTCTGAAACGTTTTCCTCCACCACTACTGTAACGCCTGTCTTTCCTTCCTTTGCACATGATCCCAAGAGACACAGCTCTGCCTCTGTAGAAAATGTTTCTCTCAGGAAAAGTGAGGGGTCTGAAGAAGAGTGCGGTAGTCCCATGTGTCGTGAGACATCTGCAGGTTTTCAAAACGGACTGAATTACATTGCCTTAGATCTGATCGATGACAGCTTGGGAAACTGCGAAAACATTGTAAGATTTAAGACAGCCAATTACTTAAAAGGCGGTACGAATGGAATAGATTCCAGCCTTTACGCCAGTATAggctttttaaaagaaacaactgCTGCTATTCAAG aTTAA